The Alosa sapidissima isolate fAloSap1 chromosome 8, fAloSap1.pri, whole genome shotgun sequence genome segment cacaaacgggcacacacacacggacacacacacacacaccatggaaaCAGCATCTTTCTTGGTGAGTGTGAGCTCAGGCTGTCCTCTCTTCTGTGCACCTCCCAAGGGGCCTGGGCAAGGTATTGTGGGATAGCGTGGTCCCCATGGGTCTTCTCTCATGTCTTCACTTCTCTGTTCAGGAAAGATGCAGAGAaatacacacaaagatacaactctctctctctctcacacacacacacacacaaacacactataaGCAATAGTACTGTATATATTATAGCCTATAGTAGACTTCATGAGTACAGTACTACAAGCAGAAAcacccacatctctctctctctctctctctctctctctctctctctttctctctcacacacacacacacacacacacacacacacacacacacacacacacacataggtagaGAGGCGAGAGAAAATACATTGAAAGGCAGCAGTAATGTTTGAAGGGCATATTCCCAGCAGCTGCAGTTGTCTCTGATGTTGCTGCTTTTTGTGTAGATGAATACTGAGATCTCTGTGTTTTATAGGGGACAATGCACACTGTTCTGGAAAGACGTTCTCATCTGTTCTGTTCCTCTCTACCTGTGTATCTCTCTCAGGTTCTTCTTGAAGTTCTTCTTAAAATGCAACCAGAATTGTCTGAAGACGGCAGGAAACCCCCGCGATATGCGAAGATTTCAGGTATGAAgtcaatatatatgtgtgtgtgtgtgcatgtgtacgtatgtgtgtgtgtgtgtgtatgtgtggatgtgtaatgCATCATATTGACATATCTAGTTttagtgagagatggagagatgaaggagaaAATGGATATAGGGAGCAGGAAGTCAGTTGAGGTGTTTCAGAAAGTTGACAGGAAtagtgtgggtgcatgtgtgtgtgtgtgtgtgtgtgtctgaatgtgtgttgcCAGGAGTTGAGTGATTGGCTCCAGATGGGAAGGTCAGGCTCTGTGACCCAGGAAGTGCTCACAGGGGACACTCCCGCCTCACTTCCTGCTGCTGTCTCCCTCCACCAGGGGCTCTGTCTggcatccccctctccctccttcctctccctgcttccgctccctccctccctctctctctctctttttctctctctctctttctccctctccctttctccctctgagGCTCTCACCTCCTGCAGGCCAAGGACAGGAGCCTGATGCTCTAATGATTTACATCTATTTACCCACGTgtatgcatggacacacacacacttgtgctacAGACACTGAAACACTCACAGCTGGGCACAAGTGCATTCACAAATAGATGGTGTTTTACAAACTGTTTGCAGTGTTTGGTCTCTAGTTTCAATGTTGTACTGTAcattgcatgcacacaaacatgcacacatgtgcacacacacacatttcctctctcccacacacacacacacacacacacacacacacacacacacaatatatcagctcctctctctgtcGGAGATGCATAGATCCTCCCCATATGTGAGCTGTCAGGCAGAATGTGCAGATGTACAGAAtgggaaaagggagagaaaacggAAACTGGGAGGTTTTCaccttcacactcacacacacactcacacacacactcactcacacacactcacacacacacacacacacactcactcactcactcactcactcacacacacactcacacacacacactcacacacacactcacacacacacactcacacacacacacacactcacacacacacactcacacacacacacatacactcacacacacaagcacactcacacacacacacacacacaccggcacacacacacacacacacacacacacacacactcactcacacctatTCAGTGCTCTCAACTCATCTCATTCATCTCTATCTGTTCCAGGTGGTGCTCTCCAGTACTGTGGATGTAGACGGGCCAGTCCTGGCCATCTCAGACAACATGTTTGTGCACAACAACTCCAAACATGGTCGCCGCACGCGGAGGATGGATCCATCTGAATCGATGGAGAACAGCATGGAGTACGGTGAGTTCAGAGGCCTCAGGAAGCCTTAATCGCCCCCTTTGACCAGCACATTTAATCTGTAAGATCTTTACAGTGACCTCTACCAGCAGCATTAACTGGAGATTGTTGCTTGTAGCCCAGTTCATAGGAAGAAAGCATAACTCCATAGCCACACGTTTGACATTTTCAAGTGATATGATTCGTCTGCTCATTGACCTTACTTTTTtcctctcactgtctcttttCCCAGCAGCCACACCCTGTATAAAGGCCATCAGTCCAAGTGAAGGCTGGACTACAGGTGGTGCTATGGTGATCGTAATTGGGGAGAACTTCTTTGACGGCCTGCAGGTGGTGTTTGGCAGCATGCTGGTGTGGAGTGAGGTAGGGAGTGATGTTCAGATCTCGTACAACTACTGCACTTCATCTGACCCCACACTGACCCAACCCTCCACTGCATTTACCCAATCATTGACACCATCCAACAACATCAATCCTGAGGCCACACCGTAAGGAATCACATGGTCATACTACTGTAACACAGATCATATCACTACACGGAACTATACAATGCTCAGCCCGTTTATTAAACATGTTGAGCTCATGTTTATTAGTATTTGCTGACTGCAGTGAAGTTTAAGGATTTTCTTCAAATATGATATAGAATAGGAGTGTACAAAAatgattattttatttatacctGAATGGTTCGCTTTTAGTCAGAGAACTCTACCCCAAGTTTGTTTTACAAGCTGACTTACAgtgtctgtatttctcctctctctctcagctcatcACTCCTCACGCCATCCGGGTGCAGACGCCTCCCCGCCACATCCCTGGGGTCGTGGAGGTCACACTGTCCTACAAGTCAAAGCAGTTCTGCAAAGGAGCACCAGGACGCTTCATTTACACAGGTACTACTACcccctctctcagtctgtcCTGTGGAGAGACACAAGCACACTCGGTCACATGTGAGAAAtggtggggcagccgtggcctactggttagcacttcggacctgtaaccggagggttgccggttcgaaccccgaccagtaggcacggctgaagtgcccttgagcaaggcacctaacccctcactgctcccctagcgctgttgttgcaggcagctcactgcatcgtgattagtgtgtgcttcacctcactgtgtgttcactgtgtgctgagtgtgtttcactaattcacagattgggataaatgcagagaccaaatttccctcacgggatcaaaagagtacatacttatacttacttacttaaatgTGTTGGTTAatccttgtgtgtgtattatgtgtgttcATACAGCACTGAATGAGCCCACCATAGACTATGGCTTCCAGAGGCTTCAGAAAGTAATTCCAAGACACCCAGGAGACCCAGACAAACTAGCAAAGGTGAATGCAACATACAGAGATTCACATCCTTgtacttaaaggggtggttcaggattttggacataggacctcatttccaagttagcaagtgtgatatttattagtggggaccgttttcaacacgtttcatccagtccttctagttgcagagttcgcaggtgctaggctagcgcaagtcatcagtatgtgttagcctgccactaaaaacagtcttacccacttcaaagtacacccgaggcaaaaaaattataacgccagacaatcgatgtatatgtccaaaatcctgaaccacccctttaacatCCACTCTCTTCTGCTTTTGTCGCATACTATATCTGCACACACTGATTTGATTCCTCTGTGTGTAGGAGATGTTGTTGAAGAGAGCAGCAGATCTCGTGGAGGCACTGTACGGGAATCCCCACAGCAATCAGGTACTGCTGATCCACTTCAGTTTGCATGTTACagtgttgtggttgtgttgtgtaaaatgtcatCACACACCTCCTCCAGCCACTTGAGACACTCACACTTTAATGCATGTTGTCTTCATAATGTCTGACatatctctgtatgtgtgtgtgtgtgtgtgtgtgtgtgtgtgtaggacatgCTGCTGAAGCGGGCTGCGGACATAGCGGAGGCTCTCTACAGCGTTCCGCGACCTCACAGTCAGCTCCAGGCTCTGCCCTCCTCGCCCGCCCATGGCAGTGTGATGGGCATCAGCTCCTACCCGCCGCCTCAGCTGGGCCTCAGTGTACCTGAACCACAGAGCGCCAGCCAGGGTGAGGGGAGACATTGATATCCACAtagcaaacacacgcacacacacacagaaaggcacacacacacacacacacagaaagacacccCTACAACACACATAACATATGCAATATACAactggcgcacacacaccatcaaataCAATATCAGAATCACATCAGAATGAATGACACAAGCAATGCTCAATTCTGATGTACTTCTGATGTCATTTCTTTATTTCTCACTGTCACCCAAAGAAACTGTAAAGCCAGTCAAtatatacttgcatatacatgCAGGAACagtaatgtaaaatgtaaaaggaacagtaatgtaaaatgtaatagtTTTTAGAGGTCAATACCGTAATTCTTTTTCCATGCCATCTTCTGCCACTCCACAGGCTACATGCGTAACTCCAGTAGCCTCTCTCCACGAGGGTACCCCTCTGCTTCCACGCCCCAGCAGTCAGGGTATGCCAGCGGGGGGATGGGTGGTGGCTACAGTGCCGTGCCCATGAGCAGCCTGGGAGTACCAGGGTCGCCAGGGTTCAGTAACGCCTCTCCATCAGCTTCCCCTTATGGCAGTAAGTATTCTACTTTTCATTCCAtgttccgtctctctctctctctctctcattatatATGTTTATCTTGCCctctctgtcactgtctctAACTCTGCACTTtttcagtgtttgtttgtgtcccaCACTATACTGCTGTGCTTTTTAGGGATGCACTGTTATATCAGCTTAATCTCAGTATCGGCCGATATGACTTGTTACCTGTTATCAACTATCACGctataggtagatagatagatagatactttattgatccccaaggggaaattcaagatatgatatgatatggtaTTGATATGACTTCACCCATAGCAATGGCTGATCTATATCTCTTATGTCACATCAACTAAATGTTGTGTCAAGCATGGACAGGCACATTTTGAGATATTGCTGTGAAGGGCTGAAAGACttgattattttattttctattaAAATAATCAAGTACTATTTAGTAGTACTTGATTACTTATTTTCTTTAATGAAAATTTCTGAAATTTCTATAATGAACAAGAAAACAAagtaaacaaataaagaaagaaatattGGTTTCGATATTGGCCCAGAATTTCACAATTGTTGCACCCAtagtgtgtttacatgtctaGAGCTAGAGAAAGGCAAAAAAGGCATATTACCAAAATTTGTTTCCCAACCTTAGCATCATAATGGGCGTAGACTTGCGTCACTTTACCTTTATTAACTGATAATAAACCGCATCGGCAGGCAAGAAACAAAGTATTTACCTTTGCTGTATAAATTTACACATTCTTCCAACTGCAACTTTTTTAATGTTTGAAGGTGTTGCTACTACTGTTGTGCGGCTGTACCACAGCCACTTTTGATTTCGaaactatggaccctttcaagagagttccattatcagcatcatagttggccccacaagacttccgttttaacattccagagagaggaagtagattggggcccaaatagaacgttcaagcattgtttttgttgttattgttgaaagggtctattgccATCCCGTTTCATCACTGATTGGCCCGTGATCCTGGTGGCTGAGGGAAAAGTTTGTGTATTGTGAGGGGCCAGACTAGTTATCtcagtgaaatgaaaatgagcCAGGCTAGGATTTTTATAATCCCAGTCTTTTATCATCTTTTCTAattgtatccccccccccccaccccccatgtcACAGTGATGCCATCTAGTCCAGTCCCCGGGTCGGGCTCGTCCTCCTCTCTGCTGCCGTTCTCCTCTTtccccacctcttcctcctcggcCAAACAGAAGAGCGCGTTTGCGCCGGTCCTCCGCCCCCAGGGGTCACCCTCCCCTGTTTGCCCCAGCTCTGGCAACAGCTTCAGAGGTAACATACTCGCATAGCCaagtgcacacaaacaaatgcacacgtagccacacacagacaagcacacacactacatgctgTAGACACCtagtcaagcacacacacacacatagagacagaggcagaaagATCCGATCTTGGCCATTTCATGCCTATAATGCCAAGCGTGAACGCCCTCAATCCACAGACGAGGTCCGGTCATTAGATGGTCAGGAACGCATTTGATTGGATAGTAATGTGAACAGAAATGCATCCTGGGCCAgattttaaactatctactcaATCGTTATCCCCTGCATAACATGCCAATAGCTCACATTAGGCTAGGGTACCGTGTGGAGCTTGTGCCTATTGCGCAAGAGCACAGCCGAGAAAGCAGTCCAGCAGTCCGCTGTCAAACCTGTCCCTAGGAAAAGTAACTTTGCGCCGATATAAAAAAAGGAACTACGTTACGTTACCAAATTTTCAGTAGTAGTGCGTTACACTACTTTTTACTCGAAAAAGTAGTTACGTTACTGTAACTCGTTACTTTGTAATGCATTACACACAACACTGTTGATGGatatattttaatgtttctGAAAAAAGGAATCACTACAAAGATCAGTACAGCAACGTTTTGTGTATGTAGTGAGAAGGTGTATCTTTGATTTAGGCTACGGATCTCCTCTTGGATTTCAATAAAGTGAAAGCATAACAAAATAAGGTAAAGTTTAGCACGTTCAAATAACCTGACTATCCCTAATTCAAAATACTTGCACACTTGGTGGTTACAAAAATGCACCGTTGCACTTGTGCGGGGGGAGTAAGATCATCTACCAGGTGTGAATGGAGCCATACATAGTCAAGTGTACaacgcaaacaaacacacacacgcacatgcacactcacacacagtctagCGCACACTTACTTACAAATTTGTTTgttacgaacacacacacacacacacacacacaaacacatatacacacatacaggacaTCCACATTAAATCCCTACATTCCTCTCGCAAGTCTGTCTTACACATAAAATTAGATGCACACAAATAACAGACACAAGTGTATGTTCCAGTGTATGCAACTCAAACAGCGTATTCTATTCTCTCAGCAGCAATGACTGGCCTGGTGGTCCCACCCATGTAAAGAAGAACCAATCATCTCTTCCTGACCAATTACAAACTCTACAGCCAGCCTAGGCTCAGGGCTGCAGGCACACTTCGAACATCACTGCCTGTCAACAAATCCCAGAGGCCTTTCTAAATCTCCAGACATTCCTCAGAGAGAAGCCAGCAAAATGCAGTGGAACCTGCAGAAGGCTCTCCAAGTCTCTGTGACTGAAGCACACGGTTGATGTAACCACAGTAAAAGGGGGTTCTGGGCATGTGAGAAGTGCGGATAAACTATGAATCTGCTTCTTGCATCTTGCAAAGAAGCTGCCATGTTTCTTCTTCCTTTCACATCAACATCagtacacattcactcacacacacacacacacacacacacaatgtgtgcacacacacaaacatccaacATGTGTTACCTAATTATTTTTGCAGTAGCAGGTTCTTTGCAAGAGACACATTTCACTGCAAGAGACTTTTTTCATCAGTCTACAGGACTTGAAATCCAGGGTTGACATAAATTACTTCATATAAggatttatttaaaataaaacaaaactatATAAGTTATTATGATAGTTTTAGAAATAATATAAGCCTTTTTTCTAATTCATATAATTATGaccatgttattgcatttttttgtcattttgttaCTATtgctattattactattattattattattattgttattaatgCTGTtgcaattgttgttgttgatgtattGTCTTGTTACTCTCATTTTCTTTACTTTACCTAAGAACGATGTAATGTATCCCAGAGGAACCCTTGACTGCTCACCTCTTACCCCAGCCAAGCTGCACATTATAACCTCATAATGGTCTTTCAGAATATACAGTAATGACAAAACAATAAGTGTTGGCATGTTGCCATTACATGTATTACAGTGTGTTGACATTAAACTGGTCTAGcataatgaaattaaatcataATGGTGTAGCAGAatgtgatgacatcacaatgatCTGACAACAAAATCTGATTGGACAACATCCTCATTTTTGAAGcagaatgtgataataattTAGCAGAATGTGTTGAGATCATAGTAACCTAACAAGGATATTTTTCTTTGTTCTTGTCCTGTAATGTCACAGAAGACTTTGTAGTCATCCTGCTTAAATAATGGGGATATAGTTCATATAGTTCATCCATCAAGTCAGATATTTCCACACCTGTGATATGTTATAGAAGATGAATCTGGTTTTGATACAACTCTGACTTTTACTATGTTTGTCCAGTGTCTGCTGCTCACAGCATCCTGATGGCCTCACATATCTGTccaaagaaaaataaaattccATGCACTCGCACACCTTGTTTGTGTTtaacacccccaacacacacacacacacacacacacacacacacacacacacacacacacacacacacacacacacacacacacacacacacacatacacgttctATCATTAGTATGTCTtgactatttaaatatgtcttATGAACCATGGGACATCTGGTTGTTTTTCTCTGGAAGAAAAGGCAAAATATTTAATGCATCACTTTGTCTGTCAACAGATCTCAAATGAATAAAATAGTATGACTGCACCCCCTTCATAaatacatgcatacagacacaaacatgcacaactacATACACATAGCATGTAGGGAGAAGAAGCAGTAATTGGGCTggatttgtgtgcttgtgtacatGTGAGTAATTAGGACATTAGTTAATGAGGCTCTTCTTTTGCTCGGGATATTAATCCAGCACATGACAACCATGCCAATAATGCAACTTTAAGAAGTATTTGTAGGTGTtatattctctgtgtgtgtgtgtgtgtgtgtcagagtttgCTATGTTCCAATGATGATAAAACCCTTCAAGCTGTTTTAAATTCCAGTTCCTCCCATTTCTCACTGCCTTGTTGTCTCTCTTGCTTGGTTTTAgactgtttctgtgtttgtgaccccctcctccttcctctctttcatgtTGCTAATTTGACAAGTAAAATGCCACTCTGTTGTCAGCAGCCATATGTTCTTGtctgcatttatgtgtgtgtgtgtgtgtgtctctctgtctgtggttTTGAGCCTCTTTTTTATGCATCTCTGTGCAAACTGTGTGTGCTTTAGTGTGTCCTGTATGCAATTggtcaattgtgtgtgtgtgtgtgtgtgtgtacattgtgtttGCTCCCTGCAGCTTTGGCTGTTACACCATGCTGATATCAAGGTATAAATTGAGGTCTTGCAAAGACAGTTGCTGTCTCAGCCAGACAATCTGATTACAAGGATCCGACTACTGACTGATCCCAGGTCAGTGCCCCAACACAGGTTTGTCTGATTTGTGCTGGTATTCAGTGTAATCTGAGCTCAATCAGCTCCAAAAGTCAGACAGTTCTAAAAGTGTGAAACTAAAGCCCTTGGTCATGGAGGTTCttaagaaaacaaaatgttacCTATagcaccacacccacacattcaAATACCTTCTTGTTTACAAATATACTTGTGGTCCTCACAACTCAAAACAGCATTCAAACCAATTACCAAACACCCATGACAAGGACTCTTTAGAAAATCCTCCCTTGTGGTTTTCCGAACACAAAGTCCT includes the following:
- the ebf2 gene encoding transcription factor COE2 isoform X4, which translates into the protein MFGLHEHLGRDVSGLKERALGEEMDPVRSWVRNVGVVDANVAAQSGVALSRAHFEKQPPSNLRKSNFFHFVLALYDRHGQPVEVERTSFVDFVEHDKEQTGEKTNNGIHYKLQLLYSNGVRTEQDLYARLIDSVTKQAISYEGQNKNPEMCRVLLTHEVMCSRCCEKKSCGNRNETPSDPVIIDRFFLKFFLKCNQNCLKTAGNPRDMRRFQVVLSSTVDVDGPVLAISDNMFVHNNSKHGRRTRRMDPSESMENSMEYATPCIKAISPSEGWTTGGAMVIVIGENFFDGLQVVFGSMLVWSELITPHAIRVQTPPRHIPGVVEVTLSYKSKQFCKGAPGRFIYTALNEPTIDYGFQRLQKVIPRHPGDPDKLAKEMLLKRAADLVEALYGNPHSNQDMLLKRAADIAEALYSVPRPHSQLQALPSSPAHGSVMGISSYPPPQLGLSVPEPQSASQGYMRNSSSLSPRGYPSASTPQQSGYASGGMGGGYSAVPMSSLGVPGSPGFSNASPSASPYGMMPSSPVPGSGSSSSLLPFSSFPTSSSSAKQKSAFAPVLRPQGSPSPVCPSSGNSFRAMTGLVVPPM
- the ebf2 gene encoding transcription factor COE2 isoform X2 gives rise to the protein MFGLHEHLGRDVSGLKERALGEEMDPVRSWVRNVGVVDANVAAQSGVALSRAHFEKQPPSNLRKSNFFHFVLALYDRHGQPVEVERTSFVDFVEHDKEQTGEKTNNGIHYKLQLLYSNGVRTEQDLYARLIDSVTKQAISYEGQNKNPEMCRVLLTHEVMCSRCCEKKSCGNRNETPSDPVIIDRFFLKFFLKCNQNCLKTAGNPRDMRRFQVVLSSTVDVDGPVLAISDNMFVHNNSKHGRRTRRMDPSESMENSMEYAATPCIKAISPSEGWTTGGAMVIVIGENFFDGLQVVFGSMLVWSELITPHAIRVQTPPRHIPGVVEVTLSYKSKQFCKGAPGRFIYTALNEPTIDYGFQRLQKVIPRHPGDPDKLAKEMLLKRAADLVEALYGNPHSNQDMLLKRAADIAEALYSVPRPHSQLQALPSSPAHGSVMGISSYPPPQLGLSVPEPQSASQGYMRNSSSLSPRGYPSASTPQQSGYASGGMGGGYSAVPMSSLGVPGSPGFSNASPSASPYGMMPSSPVPGSGSSSSLLPFSSFPTSSSSAKQKSAFAPVLRPQGSPSPVCPSSGNSFRAMTGLVVPPM
- the ebf2 gene encoding transcription factor COE2 isoform X7 encodes the protein MFGLHEHLGRDVSGLKERALGEEMDPVRSWVRNVGVVDANVAAQSGVALSRAHFEKQPPSNLRKSNFFHFVLALYDRHGQPVEVERTSFVDFVEHDKTGEKTNNGIHYKLQLLYSNGVRTEQDLYARLIDSVTKQAISYEGQNKNPEMCRVLLTHEVMCSRCCEKKSCGNRNETPSDPVIIDRFFLKFFLKCNQNCLKTAGNPRDMRRFQVVLSSTVDVDGPVLAISDNMFVHNNSKHGRRTRRMDPSESMENSMEYATPCIKAISPSEGWTTGGAMVIVIGENFFDGLQVVFGSMLVWSELITPHAIRVQTPPRHIPGVVEVTLSYKSKQFCKGAPGRFIYTALNEPTIDYGFQRLQKVIPRHPGDPDKLAKEMLLKRAADLVEALYGNPHSNQDMLLKRAADIAEALYSVPRPHSQLQALPSSPAHGSVMGISSYPPPQLGLSVPEPQSASQGYMRNSSSLSPRGYPSASTPQQSGYASGGMGGGYSAVPMSSLGVPGSPGFSNASPSASPYGMMPSSPVPGSGSSSSLLPFSSFPTSSSSAKQKSAFAPVLRPQGSPSPVCPSSGNSFRAMTGLVVPPM
- the ebf2 gene encoding transcription factor COE2 isoform X3 — encoded protein: MFGLHEHLGRDVSGLKERALGEEMDPVRSWVRNVGVVDANVAAQSGVALSRAHFEKQPPSNLRKSNFFHFVLALYDRHGQPVEVERTSFVDFVEHDKEQTGEKTNNGIHYKLQLLYSNGVRTEQDLYARLIDSVTKQAISYEGQNKNPEMCRVLLTHEVMCSRCCEKKSCGNRNETPSDPVIIDRFFLKFFLKCNQNCLKTAGNPRDMRRFQVVLSSTVDVDGPVLAISDNMFVHNNSKHGRRTRRMDPSESMENSMEYATPCIKAISPSEGWTTGGAMVIVIGENFFDGLQVVFGSMLVWSELITPHAIRVQTPPRHIPGVVEVTLSYKSKQFCKGAPGRFIYTALNEPTIDYGFQRLQKVIPRHPGDPDKLAKEMLLKRAADLVEALYGNPHSNQDMLLKRAADIAEALYSVPRPHSQLQALPSSPAHGSVMGISSYPPPQLGLSVPEPQSASQGYMRNSSSLSPRGYPSASTPQQSGYASGGMGGGYSAVPMSSLGVPGSPGFSNASPSASPYGMMPSSPVPGSGSSSSLLPFSSFPTSSSSAKQKSAFAPVLRPQGSPSPVCPSSGNSFRAAMTGLVVPPM
- the ebf2 gene encoding transcription factor COE2 isoform X5 — translated: MFGLHEHLGRDVSGLKERALGEEMDPVRSWVRNVGVVDANVAAQSGVALSRAHFEKQPPSNLRKSNFFHFVLALYDRHGQPVEVERTSFVDFVEHDKTGEKTNNGIHYKLQLLYSNGVRTEQDLYARLIDSVTKQAISYEGQNKNPEMCRVLLTHEVMCSRCCEKKSCGNRNETPSDPVIIDRFFLKFFLKCNQNCLKTAGNPRDMRRFQVVLSSTVDVDGPVLAISDNMFVHNNSKHGRRTRRMDPSESMENSMEYAATPCIKAISPSEGWTTGGAMVIVIGENFFDGLQVVFGSMLVWSELITPHAIRVQTPPRHIPGVVEVTLSYKSKQFCKGAPGRFIYTALNEPTIDYGFQRLQKVIPRHPGDPDKLAKEMLLKRAADLVEALYGNPHSNQDMLLKRAADIAEALYSVPRPHSQLQALPSSPAHGSVMGISSYPPPQLGLSVPEPQSASQGYMRNSSSLSPRGYPSASTPQQSGYASGGMGGGYSAVPMSSLGVPGSPGFSNASPSASPYGMMPSSPVPGSGSSSSLLPFSSFPTSSSSAKQKSAFAPVLRPQGSPSPVCPSSGNSFRAAMTGLVVPPM
- the ebf2 gene encoding transcription factor COE2 isoform X8, translated to MFGLHEHLGRDVSGLKERALGEEMDPVRSWVRNVGVVDANVAAQSGVALSRAHFEKQPPSNLRKSNFFHFVLALYDRHGQPVEVERTSFVDFVEHDKEQTGEKTNNGIHYKLQLLYSNGVRTEQDLYARLIDSVTKQAISYEGQNKNPEMCRVLLTHEVMCSRCCEKKSCGNRNETPSDPVIIDRFFLKFFLKCNQNCLKTAGNPRDMRRFQVVLSSTVDVDGPVLAISDNMFVHNNSKHGRRTRRMDPSESMENSMEYAATPCIKAISPSEGWTTGGAMVIVIGENFFDGLQVVFGSMLVWSELITPHAIRVQTPPRHIPGVVEVTLSYKSKQFCKGAPGRFIYTALNEPTIDYGFQRLQKVIPRHPGDPDKLAKEMLLKRAADLVEALYGNPHSNQDMLLKRAADIAEALYSVPRPHSQLQALPSSPAHGSVMGISSYPPPQLGLSVPEPQSASQGYMRNSSSLSPRGYPSASTPQQSGYASGGMGGGYSAVPMSSLGVPGSPGFSNASPSASPYGSKYSTFHSMFLMPSSPVPGSGSSSSLLPFSSFPTSSSSAKQKSAFAPVLRPQGSPSPVCPSSGNSFRAMTGLVVPPM
- the ebf2 gene encoding transcription factor COE2 isoform X1 → MFGLHEHLGRDVSGLKERALGEEMDPVRSWVRNVGVVDANVAAQSGVALSRAHFEKQPPSNLRKSNFFHFVLALYDRHGQPVEVERTSFVDFVEHDKEQTGEKTNNGIHYKLQLLYSNGVRTEQDLYARLIDSVTKQAISYEGQNKNPEMCRVLLTHEVMCSRCCEKKSCGNRNETPSDPVIIDRFFLKFFLKCNQNCLKTAGNPRDMRRFQVVLSSTVDVDGPVLAISDNMFVHNNSKHGRRTRRMDPSESMENSMEYAATPCIKAISPSEGWTTGGAMVIVIGENFFDGLQVVFGSMLVWSELITPHAIRVQTPPRHIPGVVEVTLSYKSKQFCKGAPGRFIYTALNEPTIDYGFQRLQKVIPRHPGDPDKLAKEMLLKRAADLVEALYGNPHSNQDMLLKRAADIAEALYSVPRPHSQLQALPSSPAHGSVMGISSYPPPQLGLSVPEPQSASQGYMRNSSSLSPRGYPSASTPQQSGYASGGMGGGYSAVPMSSLGVPGSPGFSNASPSASPYGMMPSSPVPGSGSSSSLLPFSSFPTSSSSAKQKSAFAPVLRPQGSPSPVCPSSGNSFRAAMTGLVVPPM
- the ebf2 gene encoding transcription factor COE2 isoform X6, which produces MFGLHEHLGRDVSGLKERALGEEMDPVRSWVRNVGVVDANVAAQSGVALSRAHFEKQPPSNLRKSNFFHFVLALYDRHGQPVEVERTSFVDFVEHDKTGEKTNNGIHYKLQLLYSNGVRTEQDLYARLIDSVTKQAISYEGQNKNPEMCRVLLTHEVMCSRCCEKKSCGNRNETPSDPVIIDRFFLKFFLKCNQNCLKTAGNPRDMRRFQVVLSSTVDVDGPVLAISDNMFVHNNSKHGRRTRRMDPSESMENSMEYATPCIKAISPSEGWTTGGAMVIVIGENFFDGLQVVFGSMLVWSELITPHAIRVQTPPRHIPGVVEVTLSYKSKQFCKGAPGRFIYTALNEPTIDYGFQRLQKVIPRHPGDPDKLAKEMLLKRAADLVEALYGNPHSNQDMLLKRAADIAEALYSVPRPHSQLQALPSSPAHGSVMGISSYPPPQLGLSVPEPQSASQGYMRNSSSLSPRGYPSASTPQQSGYASGGMGGGYSAVPMSSLGVPGSPGFSNASPSASPYGMMPSSPVPGSGSSSSLLPFSSFPTSSSSAKQKSAFAPVLRPQGSPSPVCPSSGNSFRAAMTGLVVPPM